A genomic segment from Lignipirellula cremea encodes:
- a CDS encoding DUF4419 domain-containing protein, giving the protein MTDTTFDVSPEVRPKTPPEKVDYVGKLRVALRRPLEATWLPRAPLVACDDQHALLTAMKLAFYDHFPLRLSPDVIWITLARGFALHVNEHAEALRHRFVSHSGKKELKVQRPDFMPGEENPWPEVFEDFSDQIARQTAGMAELVQADFSTTGPVECAVSQLMAMETCKSYFEFLMMAGCGIPAITLTGTTEDWSKLRQRVQRFADYGLENWVSALDPILAEFVRAKNGKADTAFWRSMFRYNSSSGPAVMTGWANVLFPYFQEYPSEKLYPNPYLNAWQERLAIDDQQSWRDRCKNPQGAGIGDIPSCLTHVPLTVFWGAEETKMRLVGGLLGVSQNDETLTVEPECGWAVVYEEPIDPLSDYYQREEAWQRDRESDEN; this is encoded by the coding sequence ATGACGGACACGACCTTTGACGTTTCGCCAGAAGTTCGGCCCAAGACGCCGCCGGAGAAGGTGGACTACGTGGGCAAGTTGCGAGTTGCCTTGCGGCGCCCCCTCGAAGCCACATGGCTTCCTCGGGCGCCTCTCGTCGCCTGCGATGACCAACACGCGTTGCTCACCGCCATGAAGCTGGCTTTCTACGACCACTTCCCTTTGCGACTGTCGCCCGATGTGATCTGGATTACGCTGGCCCGCGGCTTCGCGCTCCATGTGAATGAACACGCGGAGGCTTTACGCCACCGCTTTGTTTCACACTCGGGCAAGAAGGAACTGAAAGTACAGCGGCCGGATTTCATGCCGGGCGAAGAGAATCCGTGGCCGGAAGTGTTTGAGGATTTCAGCGATCAGATTGCCAGACAGACCGCCGGCATGGCGGAACTGGTCCAGGCTGACTTCAGCACCACCGGACCGGTGGAGTGTGCGGTCTCCCAGCTGATGGCCATGGAAACCTGCAAGTCTTATTTCGAGTTCCTCATGATGGCGGGATGTGGGATTCCTGCGATCACCCTCACGGGAACAACCGAGGACTGGAGCAAGCTGCGGCAGCGCGTGCAGCGATTTGCAGACTACGGACTGGAAAACTGGGTCTCGGCGCTCGACCCGATTCTGGCAGAGTTCGTCCGCGCCAAAAACGGCAAGGCGGACACCGCCTTCTGGAGATCCATGTTCCGCTACAACAGCAGTTCTGGGCCTGCGGTGATGACGGGATGGGCCAATGTGCTGTTCCCGTACTTTCAGGAGTACCCATCGGAAAAGCTCTATCCGAATCCGTACCTGAACGCCTGGCAGGAGCGTCTGGCAATTGATGACCAGCAGTCCTGGCGAGACCGGTGTAAGAATCCGCAAGGCGCGGGAATCGGAGACATCCCGTCCTGCCTGACCCATGTGCCGCTGACCGTTTTCTGGGGCGCCGAGGAAACAAAAATGCGACTGGTCGGCGGCCTGCTGGGGGTTTCCCAGAACGACGAAACGCTGACCGTCGAACCCGAGTGCGGCTGGGCCGTCGTCTACGAAGAACCGATCGATCCCCTGTCGGATTATTACCAAAGAGAAGAAGCGTGGCAGCGAGATCGAGAGTCGGATGAAAACTAG
- a CDS encoding zinc ribbon domain-containing protein YjdM, with the protein MSDLPNCPQCDGEFTYEDGPLLVCPSCAHEWTRAEEAAVSDAGATRDANGNILENGDSVVVVKDLKFNGGVVKVGTKVKNIRIVEGDHDIDCKIDGIGAMSLKSEFVKKA; encoded by the coding sequence ATGAGCGATTTACCCAACTGCCCGCAGTGCGACGGCGAATTTACTTACGAAGACGGACCGTTGCTCGTCTGTCCCAGCTGCGCCCATGAATGGACGCGGGCCGAGGAAGCAGCGGTCTCGGACGCAGGCGCGACGCGCGACGCTAACGGCAACATTCTGGAAAACGGCGACTCGGTCGTCGTCGTCAAGGACCTGAAATTCAACGGCGGCGTTGTCAAAGTCGGCACCAAGGTGAAGAACATCCGCATCGTCGAGGGCGATCACGATATCGACTGCAAGATCGACGGCATAGGAGCAATGTCCTTGAAGTCCGAGTTCGTCAAGAAAGCCTGA
- a CDS encoding ATP-grasp domain-containing protein: MTTLLMSSRHTEDDQALWRAAIGRGWTVVRAQGIRLPEIDDSEVVIYVETLFATTIARQIGCRLPDLPVEWLVQLPHAFRQREITLGTPGQARQLDRPSFVKPPNDKSFAARIFDSGASLPLEFEDDVAVLVAQPVLWETEFRCFCLDGSVQTLSPYLRSGAHAQETDYHASDIELREATRFAEQVLAATKSFTPRAVVIDVGQIAGKGWAVVEANAAWGSGIYGCDPDLVLDVIRHATIQPAQRGE; this comes from the coding sequence ATGACCACGTTGCTTATGTCCTCTCGACATACAGAAGACGATCAGGCTCTCTGGCGGGCTGCGATTGGGCGTGGCTGGACGGTCGTTCGCGCCCAAGGGATTCGACTACCGGAGATCGACGACAGCGAAGTGGTCATCTATGTGGAGACTTTGTTTGCGACCACGATCGCCAGGCAAATCGGCTGCAGGCTGCCCGATCTTCCCGTCGAATGGCTCGTGCAGCTGCCGCACGCGTTTCGCCAGCGTGAAATCACGCTGGGAACGCCAGGTCAGGCTCGTCAACTGGACAGGCCGAGCTTCGTCAAACCTCCTAACGATAAATCCTTCGCTGCCCGGATTTTCGATTCGGGAGCAAGCTTGCCGTTGGAATTCGAGGATGACGTGGCCGTGCTGGTTGCGCAGCCAGTACTCTGGGAAACCGAGTTTCGATGTTTCTGTCTCGACGGAAGCGTGCAAACGCTCTCGCCGTACTTAAGGTCGGGTGCGCATGCCCAGGAAACCGACTATCACGCGTCCGACATCGAACTTCGTGAAGCGACCCGATTTGCCGAGCAAGTCCTCGCTGCGACAAAGTCTTTTACGCCCAGGGCGGTCGTCATCGATGTGGGCCAAATTGCAGGTAAAGGGTGGGCGGTTGTGGAAGCCAACGCGGCGTGGGGATCGGGCATCTATGGATGCGATCCCGACCTTGTACTGGACGTGATTCGACACGCCACGATTCAGCCAGCCCAGCGAGGAGAATAA
- a CDS encoding RNA ligase family protein, protein MGASHGDFTKYPRTPHLFGSKGTDDDKHLAEAPSMAFIAEESLIVEEKIDGTNVGIHFSDSGELVLQCRGHLITEGMHPQYDLFKQWTAAKRYVLEDQLQNRFLLFGEWVYARHSVHYRQLTHYFFEFDIYDKEQQAFLDLEKRLALLEGTGIPTVPVLHTGAVEREDLADLIGPSQFDSHFENPLTGRPDNFMEGIYLRTEADGVVTGRAKFVRPEFVEKIKQSTHWQHQQMTPNLLAENVDIWS, encoded by the coding sequence ATGGGCGCATCCCACGGCGACTTCACCAAGTACCCTCGCACGCCCCATCTGTTTGGGTCAAAGGGGACCGATGACGACAAGCACCTCGCAGAAGCCCCGTCGATGGCATTCATCGCCGAAGAGTCGCTGATCGTCGAGGAGAAGATCGACGGCACGAATGTGGGCATTCACTTCTCGGATTCCGGCGAGTTAGTGCTGCAATGCCGGGGCCATCTCATCACCGAAGGCATGCACCCGCAGTACGACCTGTTCAAGCAGTGGACGGCGGCAAAGCGGTATGTGCTGGAAGATCAGCTGCAGAACCGTTTTCTCTTGTTTGGGGAATGGGTCTACGCCCGGCATTCGGTCCATTACCGCCAGCTGACGCACTACTTCTTTGAGTTCGACATTTACGACAAAGAGCAGCAAGCTTTCCTGGATCTGGAGAAGCGCCTGGCCCTGCTGGAAGGAACGGGCATCCCGACAGTTCCGGTGCTGCACACCGGCGCGGTGGAGCGGGAAGACCTCGCAGACCTGATCGGCCCCTCGCAGTTCGACAGCCATTTCGAAAACCCGCTCACCGGCCGTCCCGACAATTTCATGGAAGGGATCTATCTGCGGACCGAGGCCGATGGCGTGGTCACCGGCCGAGCCAAATTTGTACGCCCCGAATTTGTCGAGAAGATCAAGCAGAGCACGCACTGGCAGCATCAGCAGATGACGCCCAACCTGCTGGCGGAAAATGTGGATATCTGGTCATGA
- a CDS encoding AAA family ATPase — protein MNWEQLHDATHEEIIAWADSQPWCQAMADCAQDAQWHAEGDVWTHTKRVLRQLRELEDWPSLTPHEQTVLSFTALFHDAAKPLTTEIDPATGRVRSPRHAVKGEGVARNILRDLRCDLKTREEIARLVRYHGRPVFLLERDEPTHEVVRMSWLVNNRLLYLFALADARGRDTDSLTRPEENLHFWKIMAEEAGCYDWPYPFASDHARVTFFRQQSPNLHYAPHEDFACTVTLMAGLPGSGKDTWLSRNRSYLPVVSLDDLRQELDVDPTDNQGQVAQLARERCRELLRAGTSFAFNATNTMRTTRGRWLDLFADYNARLEVVYLEPPLASLLRQNKARSKAVPEPVIRRLADKCEPPTWAECHRLVIGDGGSD, from the coding sequence ATGAACTGGGAACAACTCCACGATGCGACCCACGAGGAGATCATTGCCTGGGCGGACAGTCAGCCGTGGTGTCAGGCGATGGCCGACTGCGCCCAGGATGCCCAGTGGCACGCGGAAGGGGATGTCTGGACGCACACGAAGCGGGTCCTGCGACAACTGCGGGAGCTGGAAGACTGGCCGTCGCTCACGCCGCACGAGCAAACCGTGCTGAGCTTCACGGCTTTGTTTCACGATGCGGCCAAACCGCTGACGACCGAGATCGATCCGGCAACAGGGCGGGTCCGTTCGCCCAGACATGCCGTCAAAGGGGAAGGCGTCGCGCGCAACATCTTGCGCGATCTGCGGTGCGATCTGAAAACGCGGGAAGAGATCGCCCGCCTGGTGCGCTATCATGGGCGACCGGTATTCCTGCTGGAACGTGACGAGCCGACCCACGAGGTCGTGCGGATGTCGTGGCTGGTCAATAATCGTCTGCTGTATCTGTTCGCACTGGCGGACGCTCGCGGGCGGGATACCGACTCCCTGACTCGGCCCGAGGAGAATCTGCACTTCTGGAAAATCATGGCCGAAGAAGCTGGCTGTTACGACTGGCCGTATCCGTTTGCCAGCGACCATGCCCGTGTTACGTTCTTCCGGCAGCAATCGCCCAATCTGCATTACGCGCCGCACGAGGACTTCGCCTGCACGGTGACGCTGATGGCGGGTCTTCCCGGCAGCGGCAAGGACACCTGGCTATCGCGAAATCGCAGTTATCTGCCGGTCGTTTCGCTGGATGACCTGCGCCAGGAGCTCGATGTCGACCCGACCGACAACCAGGGGCAGGTGGCGCAGCTGGCCCGGGAACGTTGCCGGGAGTTGCTGCGGGCGGGAACGTCCTTCGCCTTTAACGCCACCAACACGATGCGCACCACCCGCGGCCGCTGGCTGGATCTGTTCGCCGATTACAACGCCCGCCTGGAGGTTGTTTATCTGGAACCGCCGCTGGCGAGCCTGCTCCGTCAAAACAAAGCCCGGAGCAAAGCCGTTCCGGAACCGGTGATCCGCAGGCTGGCCGACAAGTGCGAGCCGCCGACATGGGCCGAATGTCATCGTCTGGTGATCGGCGACGGCGGTTCCGATTAG
- a CDS encoding transposase produces MIFERTIRRLESQRREQTAASFTWNGETYRRNRQTVNSIDTRFGRVSYERWFFQNGQPGSPGVAPLDVRLGIVAGRMTPALAEATGRLAADMPQQAALQMLRERFAVKMSVDSYRRVVAELATEVRGVHDEEAIEQLLDWLRQARQSAGKHSVLLQVGRDGVYVQTRPCWEEAACATLAVYDRNRKRLGTIYLGQMPESEQPTMTRRLTNVIEGVLRGLGDNLPALRYVTDAGCHPQAYYHDVLAKMKHPLTQQPLSWSCGVDFFHACEYVAKLAAAIYGTGKESANHWAEQQRKTLRDDPNGVSKVIARAAQQKRRHGLRGTKKDYALALNYFKKYRDYMDYAARRERGEPIGSGITEAGCKVIFNQRLKQSGMRWRRATGQYIVDLRTANRSRLWPRIWNRLITAARPLPPITQANTNRDPEMN; encoded by the coding sequence TTGATTTTCGAGCGAACGATCCGGCGGCTGGAGTCGCAGCGGCGTGAGCAAACGGCCGCTTCTTTCACCTGGAATGGCGAAACCTATCGACGCAATCGGCAGACGGTCAACTCGATCGACACCCGGTTTGGCCGGGTCAGTTATGAGCGCTGGTTTTTCCAGAACGGCCAGCCCGGATCGCCCGGCGTCGCGCCGCTGGATGTGCGGCTGGGGATCGTCGCGGGCCGCATGACGCCGGCCTTGGCGGAGGCGACCGGCCGCCTCGCCGCCGACATGCCGCAGCAGGCCGCTTTGCAGATGCTGCGCGAACGCTTCGCCGTGAAGATGTCGGTCGATTCCTATCGCCGGGTCGTCGCCGAACTGGCTACGGAGGTTCGCGGCGTGCATGACGAAGAGGCGATCGAACAGCTGCTCGACTGGCTCCGGCAGGCTCGCCAAAGCGCAGGAAAACATAGCGTTTTATTGCAAGTGGGACGCGACGGCGTCTACGTTCAAACGCGTCCCTGCTGGGAGGAAGCGGCCTGCGCGACGCTCGCCGTTTATGATCGAAATCGAAAACGGCTGGGCACGATCTACCTGGGCCAGATGCCCGAGAGCGAACAGCCGACCATGACGCGGCGACTGACGAACGTCATCGAAGGCGTGCTCCGCGGTCTCGGCGACAACCTGCCCGCCTTGCGTTATGTGACGGACGCCGGCTGTCATCCGCAAGCCTATTATCATGACGTGCTGGCGAAGATGAAGCATCCGCTCACGCAGCAACCCTTGTCGTGGAGTTGCGGCGTCGATTTCTTCCACGCTTGCGAGTACGTCGCGAAGCTGGCCGCGGCCATTTACGGGACCGGGAAAGAGAGCGCGAACCACTGGGCCGAGCAACAACGAAAGACGCTGCGGGACGATCCGAACGGCGTGTCTAAAGTGATTGCTCGCGCGGCCCAGCAGAAACGCCGCCATGGTCTACGAGGAACGAAGAAGGATTACGCCTTGGCTTTGAACTACTTCAAGAAGTATCGCGACTACATGGACTACGCAGCGCGACGAGAGCGAGGCGAGCCGATCGGCAGCGGGATCACCGAAGCGGGCTGTAAAGTGATCTTCAACCAACGGCTCAAGCAATCCGGCATGCGTTGGCGTCGCGCGACGGGGCAATACATCGTTGACCTCAGGACGGCCAACCGCAGCCGCCTCTGGCCAAGAATCTGGAACCGCCTGATCACCGCCGCCCGCCCGCTCCCGCCGATAACTCAAGCCAACACAAACCGCGACCCCGAAATGAACTAA
- a CDS encoding transposase yields the protein MIFERTLRRLESERRQQTASSFTWNGETYRRNRRTANSIDTRFGRVGYERWFFQNSQPGSPGVAPLDVRLGIVAGRMTPGLAEVTGRLAADMPQQAALQMLRERFAVQMSVDSYRRVVAELAAEVRTVHDEEAIEQLLDWLRQARQSQGKHDVLLQAGRDGVFVQTRPCWEEAACATLAVYDRKRKRVGTIYLGQMPESEQPTMTRRLTNVIEGVLRGLGDDLPALRYVTDAGCHPQAYYHDVLAKMKHPLTQQPLPWSWGVDFFHACEYVAKLAAAIYGTGAESANQWAEEQRRTLRDDPSGVSKLIARAAQQKRRHGLRGTKKDYASALNYFKKYRDYMDYAARRERGEPIGSGITEAGCKVIFNQRLKQSGMRWGRPTGQYIVDLRTAHRSRLWRRIWNRLMTAARPLPPITQAISEYDAEMN from the coding sequence TTGATTTTCGAGCGAACGCTCCGGCGACTGGAGTCCGAACGCCGCCAGCAAACGGCCTCCTCTTTCACCTGGAACGGCGAAACCTATCGACGCAATCGGCGGACGGCCAACTCGATCGACACCCGCTTCGGCCGCGTCGGTTATGAGCGCTGGTTCTTCCAGAACAGCCAGCCCGGATCGCCCGGCGTCGCCCCGCTGGATGTGCGGTTGGGAATCGTCGCCGGCCGCATGACGCCGGGTTTGGCGGAAGTAACCGGCCGACTCGCCGCCGACATGCCGCAACAGGCCGCCTTGCAGATGCTGCGGGAACGCTTCGCGGTGCAGATGTCGGTCGATTCTTATCGCCGGGTCGTCGCCGAACTGGCCGCGGAGGTTCGCACCGTGCATGACGAAGAGGCGATCGAACAACTGCTCGACTGGCTCCGGCAAGCTCGCCAAAGCCAAGGAAAACACGACGTTTTGTTGCAGGCGGGACGCGACGGCGTGTTCGTTCAAACGCGTCCGTGTTGGGAGGAAGCGGCATGCGCGACGCTGGCCGTTTACGACCGAAAGCGAAAACGAGTGGGAACCATCTACCTGGGCCAGATGCCCGAAAGCGAACAGCCGACCATGACGCGGCGACTGACAAACGTCATCGAAGGCGTGCTCCGCGGCCTGGGCGACGACCTGCCCGCCTTGCGGTATGTGACCGATGCGGGCTGTCATCCGCAGGCCTATTATCATGACGTCTTGGCGAAGATGAAACATCCGCTCACGCAGCAACCTTTGCCGTGGAGTTGGGGCGTCGATTTCTTTCACGCCTGTGAGTACGTGGCGAAGCTGGCCGCGGCCATTTATGGAACCGGCGCGGAGAGCGCCAATCAGTGGGCCGAAGAGCAGCGGCGTACGCTGCGGGACGATCCGAGCGGCGTCTCCAAACTGATCGCTCGCGCGGCCCAGCAGAAGCGCCGCCATGGTCTGCGCGGGACGAAGAAGGATTACGCCTCGGCGCTGAACTACTTCAAGAAGTATCGCGACTACATGGACTACGCGGCGCGTCGCGAGCGGGGCGAGCCGATCGGCAGCGGAATCACCGAAGCAGGCTGCAAAGTGATCTTCAACCAACGGCTAAAGCAATCCGGCATGCGTTGGGGCCGCCCGACCGGGCAATACATCGTCGACCTAAGAACCGCCCATCGCAGCCGACTCTGGCGAAGAATCTGGAACCGCCTGATGACCGCCGCACGCCCGCTCCCGCCGATAACTCAAGCGATTAGTGAATACGACGCCGAAATGAACTAA
- a CDS encoding IS66 family transposase: MDVEQLKDDAAGGRLSIDRLIDVIASQQRRIDELEKQLKELKGKSPTERLDQAYSEKAEQQRQAKTGRRKRKRKQAGRNKTADKIKQAKRTERVLPAQTRLDDCSFSHTRVAWRVENGRAVLVAYEIYRCGNRFGKPAGLLGRSEFGIEIFVAIAYQVYCVGLSIDKACKLLSFFQQLNLKKSQADALLNQLARAWESEFDSLCTLLAHSAVVHTDETSWSINSVWAFLTDKLTVLFYGVHKDGDTLARILDKQTFAGVLISDDAAVYRDFSKSQKCWAHLIRKAIKLTLQDPESAVYRNFADRVLEIYRTAKRIKADRRLSDSTRLARVAELDDELLHLCCARWIDDDVSGGEIENDYRRLCDEIMRLMLNQELFLFVTEPAADGNNNAAERQLRDDATARKTCRTSKTPRGAKRRSVISSVLQSIGKQLDRFTLEAVIAEAARWLEEGESCFARQVESRGLGPPGTLSYGDETSLLDQVILAADA; the protein is encoded by the coding sequence ATGGACGTTGAGCAACTCAAGGATGACGCGGCGGGGGGGAGATTGTCGATCGACAGGTTGATCGATGTCATCGCCTCGCAGCAACGACGGATTGATGAGCTTGAGAAACAACTCAAAGAACTCAAGGGGAAGAGTCCGACTGAACGTCTCGATCAAGCTTATAGCGAAAAGGCGGAGCAACAACGCCAAGCCAAGACCGGCAGACGGAAACGAAAACGCAAGCAAGCCGGGCGAAACAAGACGGCTGACAAAATCAAACAGGCCAAGCGAACCGAAAGAGTCTTGCCGGCCCAGACTCGCCTGGACGACTGCTCGTTTTCGCACACCCGCGTCGCGTGGCGGGTGGAGAATGGCCGGGCGGTGCTGGTCGCCTATGAGATTTATCGGTGCGGCAATCGCTTCGGAAAGCCCGCCGGACTGCTCGGCCGCAGCGAGTTCGGCATCGAAATCTTCGTCGCCATCGCCTACCAGGTCTACTGTGTCGGGCTGTCGATCGACAAAGCCTGTAAATTGCTCTCCTTCTTTCAGCAGTTGAATCTGAAAAAGAGCCAGGCAGACGCCTTGCTCAACCAACTTGCCCGAGCCTGGGAAAGTGAATTCGATTCGCTCTGCACGCTGCTGGCCCACAGTGCGGTGGTCCACACCGATGAAACGTCCTGGAGCATCAACAGCGTGTGGGCTTTCTTGACTGACAAGCTCACCGTGTTGTTTTACGGCGTTCACAAAGACGGCGATACGTTGGCCCGGATTCTCGACAAGCAGACGTTTGCCGGCGTTCTGATCAGCGATGACGCGGCCGTCTACCGGGACTTCAGCAAGTCGCAGAAATGCTGGGCGCACCTGATTCGCAAGGCGATCAAGCTGACGCTTCAAGATCCCGAGAGCGCCGTTTATCGCAACTTTGCCGACCGTGTGCTGGAGATCTATCGCACGGCCAAGCGGATCAAAGCGGATCGGCGTCTGAGCGATTCGACCCGTTTGGCTCGTGTCGCCGAGTTGGACGACGAACTGCTGCACTTGTGCTGCGCGCGATGGATTGATGACGACGTCAGCGGCGGCGAGATCGAAAACGACTACCGGCGTCTGTGCGATGAAATTATGCGATTGATGCTGAACCAAGAACTCTTCTTGTTTGTGACCGAACCGGCTGCCGACGGCAACAACAACGCGGCCGAACGTCAGCTACGCGACGACGCGACGGCCCGCAAAACGTGTCGCACGAGCAAGACGCCCCGTGGCGCGAAGCGTCGCAGTGTGATCTCCAGCGTGCTGCAGAGCATCGGCAAGCAGCTTGATCGCTTCACGCTTGAAGCGGTCATCGCCGAAGCGGCGAGGTGGCTGGAGGAGGGGGAAAGCTGCTTCGCCCGACAAGTCGAATCCCGCGGCCTTGGACCGCCAGGAACTCTCTCCTACGGCGACGAAACGAGCCTGCTCGACCAAGTCATCTTAGCCGCGGACGCCTAA
- a CDS encoding methyltransferase family protein yields the protein MPSETPFRIALIVVIVLTMAVTLYHRLQAGKSGEKISRREEGFLFAVVLRLGGLLLWVATFGYLLFPAYFQWAAMPVPVWLRWTGVVSGALCSLLMWWTLSSLGKNLTDTVVTRAKATLVTHGPYRWVRHPFYLTAALLMASVTLLTANWLIGISSVAVLALLAIRTPKEEQMLIEKFGDEYRQYMARSSCPKCAHG from the coding sequence ATGCCATCCGAAACTCCTTTCCGCATCGCCTTGATTGTCGTGATCGTCCTCACAATGGCCGTCACGCTCTACCACCGACTGCAAGCAGGCAAGTCAGGCGAGAAGATTTCCCGCCGAGAGGAAGGCTTCCTTTTTGCCGTTGTGCTGCGACTGGGCGGATTGCTCCTTTGGGTCGCCACATTTGGCTACCTGCTCTTCCCGGCGTACTTTCAGTGGGCCGCAATGCCGGTGCCGGTTTGGCTTCGGTGGACCGGCGTTGTCAGCGGCGCACTCTGTTCGCTGCTGATGTGGTGGACGTTGAGCAGCCTGGGCAAAAACTTGACCGATACCGTGGTAACGAGAGCCAAGGCCACGTTGGTGACGCACGGCCCTTACCGCTGGGTGAGGCATCCGTTCTACCTGACGGCGGCGTTGCTGATGGCCTCGGTGACTTTGCTCACCGCCAACTGGCTGATCGGCATTAGCAGCGTGGCGGTTCTGGCTTTGCTCGCCATTCGGACGCCGAAGGAAGAGCAGATGTTGATCGAGAAGTTCGGTGACGAGTACCGACAGTACATGGCAAGGAGTAGCTGTCCAAAGTGTGCGCATGGATGA